The window TGTCAATTTTTATATAATGTTGTATCTCTCAAATACTTGGATATTTCTTATAATCGTTTTCATCGGCTGACCCTTGGGAAAGCATTTAGGTTGTTGAAAAATCTGGAATATTTAGGACTAGGCAGTAGGGAAACAATAAACTTACAGAAAAATGATCTGAAAGAAATAGCAGGAAAACAGTTTCAAGAAGTTTCAATTGGATTAAAATATTTGTCTGAATATGATCCAGGTACTTTACCGGTTTTGAGAACTACTAAACTCTGCATTACTTTGCCATCTGCTGGCACAGAAGATTTACTTAAAAAGATCTTGCATGATGCCTTCATCTCTTCTGATACTTTGAAATTATCAAACATTGATTGCTCTCAAGCATGTATCAATTATATTGGTGGCTTTCAAACAGTAGGAAAATTGTCAAGGGTTAGTAGTTTGTCGTTAGAAGATTTAACAATCTCTTGGCAAGATTTAATGAGCATAGCAGAGCCTATTTGGGAGACACATATTAAACATATAAGTATTTTGAATGTAACTTTAAATGACGTTAAAGATAGTGCATTTCAGTATTCAGGCAAAGAGTTGGAAACATTAATTTTAAGAAGATTAAGAGTCACTGTATTCTACTTCAGTCAACCAATCATTTATAATTTCTTTGctaaaataaaagttaaaaatctAATTATTTCTAATTCAGATTTGATCTTCCTGACCTGTCCAGAGCAAGGAAACCATTATAAGTTCATGGACTTTACAGATAATTCAATTACCAGTGATTTTTTCTTCCAAGAGTGTGATACCCTAATTCTTTTGGAAACCCTTATCTTACAGCAGaacaaattatttcatttttacaAATTGAGTACAATGACCCAAGGTATGAAATCCCTTAAATATATGGATGTGAGTCAAAATCAACTTACTCTTAATGAGAAAGGAAAATGTCTTTGGACCAACAGTTTAAAGAAACTGAACCTGTCATCAAACAGTCTGACAGATTTGGTTTTTAAGTGTTTACCCAGTAACCTGGAAGTCCTCGACATGGAGAAAAATGATATTTATATTGTGCCCAAAGAAATAAATAATCTGGAGATGTTGACGGAATTATACCTTGGCTTTAATAAGTTGGTTAGACTGCCTGAATGTGGCAACTTTAGAAATCTTGAGATTTTGTATGTTGAGGAAAACTTATATCAGGAACCTTCTACCAATTTCCTTCAAACTTGTCAAAGGCTGACCAGACTGAATGCTGCCTCTAATCCATTTGCATGCACCTGTTATCTGAGAGACTTCAGCAGGATGAAGAAAAATACCCAAATAGAACTGGTGGGATGGCCGGAGTCATATCAGTGTACTTATCCAGTGAATCTTAGAGGAACTCTGCTGAAGGATTTCCAAATATCAGAAATGATGTGCAACACAGCTCTTTTATTGGTGATTATACTGGGTAGTATGATTGTTTTAGCAGTTGTAATGACACTGACATGTCATTTTTTGGACTTGCCTTGGTATTTGAGAATGATTTGTCAATGGACCCAGGTGAAGCGCAGAACGATGAAGACAGACAGCCGCCAATTAAGTGAACATTTGATCTATCATGCTTTTGTGTCTTATAGTCATAATGATTCTGGGTGGGTGAAGGAACAGTTGTTGCCAAACTTGGAAGAACGAGAAAACCCATTCAGGATATGTCTTCATGAAAGACATTTTATTCCTGGCAAAGGAATTATTGAAAATATAATCAATTGTATAGAGAAGAGTTACAAATCAATATTTGTGTTGTCACCCAATTTTGTTCAGAGTGAGTGGTGTCATTATGAACTTTATTTTGCGCAGCACCAGGTATTAAGTGAACAGTCTGATAATTTGATACTGATTGTTTTGGAGCCAATTCCTCAATACATGATCCCATCCAAATATTATAAGCTAAAATCACTTATGGCAAAGAAGACTTACTTAGAATGGCCTAAAGACAAAAGCAAACAGAGACTATTCTGGGCCAATTTGCAAGCAGCAATAGGAATAAAACTAGCTGTTTCAACGGGGGAGACATTGCTGTAAATCATGATCTATTGAATTCTGAGCTGTGTCTTATTAACTTTCATTGTACTCTATTTTTAATTCTCTTCATTCAATAATAATGTTTTGTAGAATTATATTGATAGAagataatccagagattactgatGCAATTACCCAAGAAAATCTCTTTTGGTGGGGTTTTGGCTGCAATCATATGTTGTCTTCAGCCTGAAAGATCAAATTGAAGGAAAATAGTAACATGCAAATCAAGCAAGGAAAGCAGGAACGTTGGATAAAAGTTGGAATGGTGGGAGGGGAAAAGTGGGACGGGGTGGACAGACGGGTAGGTGATGAAGAGAGAGATACCCAGTAGGCACATTGAGGTTCTAAAATGATAGTTGGAAATGGACATCACAGACTCCATACAGCAAAATACAGCTAGTAAGGGACTTGGTGCATGAGGTACTACAGGCTCTATATAGCAAAGCAAGAGCTTGAAATAAACATAGTGCATTCGGCACTACAGGCTCCATACACCAAAACAAAGGAGTTAGAAGTGCcttttaagaaaaaaaagacatgaaATATGCTGGCTAAGCCATGTACAATCATCCATGAGATATCAAAAGATGTTAGTCTTCAAGGCAGGAGGTAAGCTCCAGAATACTTGTAGAGGTTATTAACCTATATTGACATGACTGAGGCTAGAAGTGAGAGAACCAGTATCCAGAACCAGGACGTCCTGACATACATCAACCTTCTAGAAGTGGCAAGATGCTTAAGAATAATTACAgcaaaataatagacaaacatCTCCTATGCATACAGGTGTGAATGTCGTTTGATTGTCTCAAAATTCTTCCATAGCTACAACTGATTTTACCTTTGATTTCTCTCTTCTTTTTTGTTTTGGGACTACTGTGACCATTGTCCCTTTTATAAGGGGTGCTCTTTTATTTTTGCTAGTTGTTTTCTCATCTATGATCATACAAGTATTATTTATGAAATACTTTGATTTCAGTATTAGATTCATTTAAATTATTCAAATATTTCTTTGCTGATGATCCTAGATTATCATTTGAAATTTGACAATGTGAGTTCATAATCTATTACAATCCATGATACTGTGATCGAATGTCTTTCTTTCCCATCCTAACAAGGGCCTCAACCAAAAATGTTGACTATCagtttccctccataaatgctagctgacctgctgagttcctccagcattttatgtgtgactGTAATTCATAGAGCTATTGAGCAATGCAGTATTAatacaggttcttcagcccaattaatccatgctgaccatggtgcccacccagCTGGTCCCAAttttctgcatttggcccatatccatcAAAGCTCACTCTTCTATGTACCTGCTTTTTAAATGGTACTATTGTAAACGCCTTAACGAGTTCTTTGGCAACTGGTTGCGTATATGCACCGCCCTCTGCATGGAAACAGTTGCCCCTTatgtccttttaaatctttcccctctctccctaaacctatgccctctagttattGACTCcaccaccctggggaaaagtgtgataccatccaccttatctaaacacctcataattttaaactttTCTGTACAAGTTGCTCCTCATTCTTcgacattccaaagaataaaaaccTTACCTGACTacctctccctataattcaggccctcaagtccagACACACCTTTGTAAATCCTTCCTGTAATCTTTTCAGtataatcacatctttcctataacactgtcatcaaaactgtacacaggaCACCAAGTGCAGGCTGACCAACGATCATAGCTGACTCAAAGCTCTGGCCCTGAGGATATTCACTTAAATTTATGATTGTGTACAAAACTTTCAAAAAAAGAACTTCATGATATGCATTTTAAATTGGTGCTTTCTTCGTGGATTTATTTCAAATAAAGTTTACTGAAGCAACAGCGAAAAGAAAGAGTGCTTAatcaaaaattttttaaaaaagctcctTCATTCTTGAAGAACTACAAGTTACAGTTTGTGGTGGGAAATGAACTAAAACATCTCGTTTTATGCGTTTACAACCTAAGTGTAATttaaccatttaaaaaaaaggcacGCATGCTTCCTTTAAATCAATTTAGTCCATATATGTGTCTCCACTTATTAAACCATTTTGGTGTTCATGTTCTAGATGGTAAGCATAGATATGATGAACTGAACATGCCTGTCTTTGTATTACATGATTCTACAGCTTTATGACAGTTCTTTTAATTTGATGATTGAGACATGCTACTGAATGTTTTTAAACTACCAGCTCAAACTATGTTCAGATTAAATGTGATTGAGTTATGACTGGCACCTCTCAAAAATGTTACATGCTTTAGAAACCAATTGAACTTTTATATAGAGAAGAGATGTTCTCTCTCATTAGGACTATTAAGGGTTCATGTTGCAGTTTACTAATGGCAGAATTGTGCTCGATTCTTGCATCCTGACCATGCTGTCCCCCTCCTTACCCATCTACATTTGTCACTGTGCCCCATTTCTCTGCCATACCTGCAGACTTCCTGCAACTCTGTGGACCCAGATGTCTTGGAAGTCAGGCTATGATGTCAAGGTGAAGCAGACCACAAGTAACTACTAGACCTGAGGAAGCTGTTTGATCCTATCTCACAATCCCAGGTATGGTGGGCCTTTGTGCTGCTTGTGGTATGGGGGCCTGTCAGGTCAGGTCATCATGCCCAGACCTACTGCAGAGACATCAATTAACTCTGGAAACTTATTAAATGTGTCTGATGATCAGAAAAATTGAAATTTGTTTCAACATATTTAGATAACCAAATAAAAAGTGTTAAGGTATACTTAAAAGCACTTTCAGTGATTCAAGTGATTTAGAAATTGAAGTGTAAATAAAATCAAGAAGAGAACATCTTTTAAATTGAAGCTGGCTTCCTTGTTACATGAGATTTTGTTACATTTGGCAGATACCACATGCATAAAGTCACTTGCTCAGGATATTTGTGCTACTTCCATGGACTCAATACAGAATCCATCAGTGGCATAGGAGGTCACATTCACTGACATCTAACCTCTAGCTTAGATCTGACATTGGAGTTGCAATGCCCCATCGTGGAAGTCTGAAACAAGCTAACTTCTGGTGGTCAGCTGGCCATTTATTACAGAACCACTCACTGGCTGAAGATTTGTACCTGCTGGCCTAACATTTGTGCTGTTTTAATGGATTTCAATTCCTGAAGATAAAATAAAGGGTTGGAAGGATTTCCTACAAGTTTTAATGATATAAAACTTTAGGAAAAAAGTAGAAGGATGTTTTTTCTTGCTCACAGCAGAAGTATTATTTAAAGTTTAAATGTAGTGACAGAACTAGTTCTGGTGATAATTTAACAGAGTTATCAGCTCTTTTCACTGAAGTCCTTTTTAGTTCATCAGGCAAAAACTTTAGTACTGATAAATGTGAAAGTGTTCAGATTTACACATATACAAAATAAGGCACTATTACACATTGAAATTCTTAAAATGAGAGGATATGTTCCCAATTAAAAGAATGAAATGAAAATTTGACCCATTAGGCTGTCAAGACAACTTGCAAAGTCTATTAACTATTCATAATCTctgttaatgacttagatgaagtcACTGTGTGTATCAGGGCCGAACTtcgaccatatgacataggagcagaatcaggccattcagccaatcaagtctgctccactatttcatcatggctgatcccagatcccattcatcaccatacacctgccctctcagcatatccctgaccaatcaggaatctatcagctTCCATTTTAAGTATACCTaccaacttggcctccactgcagtctgtggcagagcattcatcAAATTCacaaagaaaagttgcacagtttctaccctcatgtttcaccagtttgtaatagatgtaaatctgtgaacagtaacttgtcacattcattctggtcatgttgtaagctttatgcatactggaaaagtatttttcactgtttctctgaggcttttgggaagcggTGGGAACCGGACCCACTCATAGCCATCCTTGaagcaacaagctccctatcttcagccaatatgtatgaaaaaatggCTATATTGATTGCTAACAAGTTAATCCTGCAAGTGTGGAAAATGGACTCCGTGCCTAtgtacgatctgtggctgagagaactggcaaatactttacatttggagagactgagactgtctctgaggacagaggggacatttTGAAAGGATATGAGGCCCTGTACTGGACTTGCttacggggtgaggactgaggtgttTTGGTGcagtgcacctctgctgtgtatgtttacttttgcctttatatttttctctcttttgctgctcaatatttaatttgattttgttatggttgtggtttttgtggatgtgctgtattttttgttttttgtttgtaataaattttaaaaaatacaaaacattcacaactctttggctaaaaaattcctccttacctctgttctaaaaggtcgctcctcaattttgagactgtgctctctagttctggatacacccaccagaggaaacatcctctctacatccaccttatctaatcctttcaacatttagtaggtttcaatgagatccccacacattcttgtaaattctagtgagtaaaggcccaaagctgcctgatgctcctcatatgtcaacACCTTCATTCCtatttgcatttaccttctttaccacagactcaacccgtgaattaaccttctgggagtcttgcatgaggttcctaagtccctttgcacctctgaagtttgaattttctccacatttagataatagtctgtactattgttccttttaccaaaatgcattatcatacatttcccaacactgtattccatctgctacttttttgctcattcttccaatttgtctaagtcctactacaatcacattgcttcctcagcactacctacccctacatctatctttgcatcatccacaaactttgccacaaagccatcaattccactatctgaatcattgacaagcaatgtgaaaagtagtggttcccaatactgacccctgaggaacaccgctagtcatgggcagctaaccagaaaagacccctttatttccactcgctgcctcctgcctgtcagctattcctctatccatgccagtatctttcctgtaacaccatgggacttcatcttgctaagcagcctcatgtgaggcaccttatcaaatgtcttctgaaaatctaagtaactAACATCcgctacctctcctttgtccaccctgcttgttacgtCCTTGAAgagttctaacagatttgtcaggcaagatttctctttgcagaatccatgctgactttgatttattctATCAttcgtctccaagtaccccgaaacctcatccttaataatagactccaatgctttcccaaacactgaggttaggctaactggactataattttctctcttttgtcttccttccttcttaaagagtggagtgacatttgcaattttccagtcctctggaccatgccagaatcaagtgattcttgaaagatcatgaccaatgcatccgttctctcttcagcaacctctctgagGACTCTGGGAcatagtctatctggtccaggtgacttatacaCCTTAAAACCTTTCAATTTGTCTAGCACttcttcctttgtaatagtaatgacACTCACGGACCTGTGGCATacagctagtatcttccacagagGAAGCAaggtacttattaagttcatctgccatttctttgtccccattactacttcaccagcatcattttcaagtgTCCAATATTAACTCCCACCTCCCTTTTATCCCTTATATAATTGATAAAGCTTTTAatttcctgctttatattattggccagtttgccctcatgtttcatcttttcccttcttatagctttttatagCTGGCTTCCTTGTTCAGATGGATGAAATTTTGTTACATTTGGCAGATATCACAGGCATGAAGTCATTTTCTTAGGATATTTGTGCTACTTCCATGGATTCAATACGGAATCCATCAGTGGCATAGGAGGTCA of the Mobula birostris isolate sMobBir1 chromosome 3, sMobBir1.hap1, whole genome shotgun sequence genome contains:
- the tlr1 gene encoding toll-like receptor 1 isoform X1 — translated: MANSSFLSWIFIFKTVCSLCFPAENGKVTDISSSALTTVPSNLLNQTEVLDLSQNNITEIYIQDFASLRWLRNLNLSSNRINNVASASFRSNQNLECLDLSKNELSSIECQFLYNVVSLKYLDISYNRFHRLTLGKAFRLLKNLEYLGLGSRETINLQKNDLKEIAGKQFQEVSIGLKYLSEYDPGTLPVLRTTKLCITLPSAGTEDLLKKILHDAFISSDTLKLSNIDCSQACINYIGGFQTVGKLSRVSSLSLEDLTISWQDLMSIAEPIWETHIKHISILNVTLNDVKDSAFQYSGKELETLILRRLRVTVFYFSQPIIYNFFAKIKVKNLIISNSDLIFLTCPEQGNHYKFMDFTDNSITSDFFFQECDTLILLETLILQQNKLFHFYKLSTMTQGMKSLKYMDVSQNQLTLNEKGKCLWTNSLKKLNLSSNSLTDLVFKCLPSNLEVLDMEKNDIYIVPKEINNLEMLTELYLGFNKLVRLPECGNFRNLEILYVEENLYQEPSTNFLQTCQRLTRLNAASNPFACTCYLRDFSRMKKNTQIELVGWPESYQCTYPVNLRGTLLKDFQISEMMCNTALLLVIILGSMIVLAVVMTLTCHFLDLPWYLRMICQWTQVKRRTMKTDSRQLSEHLIYHAFVSYSHNDSGWVKEQLLPNLEERENPFRICLHERHFIPGKGIIENIINCIEKSYKSIFVLSPNFVQSEWCHYELYFAQHQVLSEQSDNLILIVLEPIPQYMIPSKYYKLKSLMAKKTYLEWPKDKSKQRLFWANLQAAIGIKLAVSTGETLL